A DNA window from Engystomops pustulosus chromosome 6, aEngPut4.maternal, whole genome shotgun sequence contains the following coding sequences:
- the LOC140065163 gene encoding E3 ubiquitin/ISG15 ligase TRIM25-like: MAEGSSFVNVTDPEFHFHFSVMASGDLRDELTCSICLNIFTDPVTLRCGHNFCLVCIARILETQEGSGLYSCPDCRARFTDRPNLQGNVTLRNIAEHFMNFQSTEGEGAIFCTNCINSPVAAVKSCLHCEASMCNNHLRVHSKSPEHVLCEPTTDFSRRKCTLHKEVLKYFCSNDRMCICVTCCLAGDHSGHKLEPMTKASQKKKSTLKNILKNLALLSKEVDERIQNVQKRRCEVQERAEDIKEKVANLFTDIKRQLEILEGKVLGEISRQENQVSDLIRQLEIQKNELSLVMCHIEQLCDLTDPLTLLQECVSVQFRPSEEMGNKVQDNDDDQEIYVGDMDEGLISEALHTGLSDIMSFVKRQIYVKENRCTRLDEDTVAKNLLLSVDKKAVFWTQKLPDFGQAELPVRFKNCSQVLSLESFCTGRHYWDIETSKHGEWRLGVSYSTLERGGDSSYLGCNDKSWCLCRSNNNQYSVVHDNKETKLGHRVMCHRFRVYLDYYGGRVSFYELCSPIRHLYTFTAQFREPLHVAFYVCGVSTFVRIAY, translated from the coding sequence ATGGCTGAAGGATCTTCCTTCGTCAATGTTACAGATCCAGAGTTTCACTTTCATTTCTCCGTCATGGCTTCTGGTGACCTTAGGGATGAGCTGACCTGCTCCATCTGCCTTAACATATTTACGGATCCGGTCACTTtgagatgtggacacaacttctgcctGGTCTGCATTGCTCGTATTTTGGAGACACAGGAGGGGTCAGGCTTATACAGCTGTCCGGACTGCAGGGCAAGGTTTACGGACCGTCCAAACCTTCAGGGTAACGTAACGCTGAGGAACATCGCAGAGCATTTCATGAATTTTCAATCCACAGAGGGGGAAGGGGCAATATTCTGCACAAATTGTATTAACTCCCCCGTAGCTGCGGTCAAGTCATGTCTACACTGTGAAGCTTCCATGTGCAACAACCACCTTAGAGTCCATAGCAAGTCGCCAGAACATGTCCTGTGTGAGCCCACCACCGACTTCAGCAGAAGAAAATGCACCTTGCACAAAGAGGTCCTCAAATATTTCTGCTCCAACGACCGGATGTGTATCTGTGTCACTTGCTGCCTGGCTGGAGACCATAGCGGACACAAGCTGGAACCTATGACTAAAGCTTCTCAAAAGAAGAAGTCTACTCTGAAGAACATCCTGAAGAACCTGGCTTTGTTATCCAAGGAAGTTGATGAAAGGATCCAGAACGTGCAGAAACGTAGGTGCGAAGTGCAAGAAAGAGCAGAGGACATCAAGGAGAAAGTCGCTAACCTCTTTACAGACATTAAGAGGCAGCTGGAGATCTTGGAAGGCAAGGTCCTGGGTGAGATCTCCCGGCAGGAGAACCAGGTCTCCGACCTGATCCGGCAGCTGGAGATCCAGAAAAACGAGCTCTCCTTGGTCATGTGCCACATTGAGCAGCTGTGTGACCTCACCGATCCTTTAACCCTCTTACAAGAATGTGTCTCCGTTCAGTTTCGACCCTCGGAAGAAATGGGCAACAAAGTCCAAGACAACGACGATGACCAAGAGATCTACGTAGGAGATATGGATGAAGGTCTCATCTCCGAGGCTTTGCACACAGGACTCTCCGATATTATGTCATTTGTAAAGAGGCAGATTTACGTGAAGGAGAACCGGTGCACGCGCCTGGACGAGGACACGGTGGCCAAGAACCTTCTTCTTTCCGTCGACAAGAAGGCCGTGTTTTGGACACAAAAGTTACCAGATTTTGGACAGGCTGAGCTGCCGGTCAGGTTCAAGAATTGTTCGCAGGTTCTGAGCTTGGAAAGTTTTTGCACGGGGCGACACTACTGGGACATTGAGACCAGTAAACACGGGGAGTGGAGGTTGGGGGTCTCATACTCTACGCTGGAAAGAGGAGGTGACAGCTCGTATCTGGGATGTAACGACAAGTCCTGGTGTTTGTGCCGGTCTAATAATAACCAGTATTCTGTGGTGCATGACAACAAGGAGACCAAACTGGGTCACAGGGTGATGTGTCATAGATTCCGGGTCTATCTGGATTACTATGGTGGGCGGGTGTCCTTCTACGAGCTGTGCTCCCCCATACGGCACTTGTACACCTTCACTGCCCAGTTCAGGGAGCCGCTGCATGTGGCCTTCTATGTGTGCGGGGTCAGTACCTTTGTAAGGATTGCCTACTAG
- the LOC140066036 gene encoding E3 ubiquitin/ISG15 ligase TRIM25-like encodes MATTILGEELSCSICLNTYSDPVTLRCGHNFCQGCINRVLDTQEGAGAYSCPDCNQEFQDRLDLLRNITLCSIIRRYTSCLTEEKVEGIFCTYCVSSPVAAVRSCLHCEASLCDQHLIAHSKSPEHVLSKPSNSLQSRKCSIHKKILEYYCTQDALCICVTCCLAGDHKGHKVEQLIEASNKKKETLRTILAKLLAKRAEVQDRVQSLDQRRREEHERATTTTETVSALFGDIRRQLEDLERRILAEISKQEEKVSDLVSALIQKLEIKKDELSGKMSHIERVCDMTDPLTVLKEEESGRDDFCDTEEADNVERQAYNDKVQHMGGVDEGLMKVTLHAGLADIISSVKVGADGEKPSDIALDANTASYLIELCKGDKTIRWDSQGSESPRTPERFQTYPQVLSTRTYSSGKHFLDWELYKPSSGDWGVGMCYPTIDRSGDSSYLGFNTKSWCLHVYKGQCSVIHDSSRVYLPHVPESQRFRMCLDYEAGRLSFYEVCDPIRHLHTFTSTFTEPLHVACYLWGHYVSVTFK; translated from the coding sequence ATGGCAACTACAATTTTGGGGGAAGAGCTGAGCTGCTCCATCTGCCTGAACACTTATTCAGATCCCGTCACCCTGAGgtgtggacacaacttctgccaGGGTTGTATTAATCGTGTACTGGATACCCAAGAGGGCGCTGGAGCCTACTCCTGTCCTGACTGCAACCAAGAGTTTCAGGATCGTCTCGACCTACTGAGAAATATAACCCTCTGCAGCATTATCAGAAGATATACCTCCTGCCTTACCGAAGAGAAGGTGGAGGGGATCTTCTGCACCTATTGTGTCTCCTCTCCCGTGGCAGCTGTGAGATCTTGCCTTCATTGTGAAGCGTCTCTATGTGATCAACACCTAATAGCCCACAGCAAGTCTCCCGAACACGTCTTATCGAAGCCAAGCAACTCCTTACAGAGCAGAAAATGCTCCATCCACAAGAAGATCCTGGAGTACTACTGCACTCAGGATGCCCTGTGtatctgtgtcacctgctgcctggCTGGAGATCACAAAGGACATAAGGTGGAACAGCTCATCGAAGCCTCTAACAAGAAAAAAGAGACACTAAGAACTATTTTGGCAAAGCTGTTGGCAAAGAGAGCGGAAGTGCAGGACAGAGTCCAAAGTCTGGACCAACGAAGAAGAGAAGAGCACGAAAGAGCAACCACAACGACGGAGACAGTCAGCGCTCTCTTCGGAGACATCAGGAGACAGTTAGAAGACTTAGAGAGGAGGATCCTGGCTGAGATCTCCAAGCAAGAGGAGAAGGTTTCTGACTTGGTCTCCGCTCTGATCCAGAAGCTGGAGATAAAGAAGGACGAGTTGTCCGGGAAGATGTCTCACATCGAGAGGGTCTGTGACATGACTGATCCATTAACTGTCTTAAAAGAAGAGGAATCGGGCCGAGACGACTTTTGTGACACAGAGGAGGCAGATAATGTGGAGAGACAAGCCTACAATGACAAGGTCCAACACATGGGGGGAGTGGATGAGGGGCTGATGAAGGTGACATTACACGCAGGCTTAGCCGACATTATATCTAGTGTAAAGGTCGGAGCAGATGGGGAGAAGCCTTCAGACATAGCGCTGGATGCAAACACTGCATCTTATCTTATAGAGCTATGCAAAGGCGATAAAACTATAAGATGGGATAGTCAAGGTTCTGAATCACCTAGAACACCCGAGAGATTCCAGACGTATCCCCAGGTCCTGAGCACCAGGACATATTCTTCAGGGAAGCATTTCTTGGATTGGGAATTATACAAACCTTCATCAGGGGACTGGGGAGTAGGGATGTGCTACCCCACCATAGACCGGAGTGGAGACTCTTCATATCTTGGGTTTAATACCAAGTCCTGGTGCTTACATGTGTATAAGGGGCAATGCTCAGTGATACATGACAGCAGTAGAGTCTATCTACCTCATGTCCCCGAATCACAAAGATTCAGGATGTGTCTGGATTATGAGGCCGGGCGCCTGTCCTTCTATGAGgtgtgtgaccccatcagacaccTGCACACCTTCACCAGCACCTTCACCGAGCCCCTTCACgtggcttgttatctgtggggacATTATGTCTCAGTAACATTcaaataa